ACCGATTAGGACTACTCTTCTTCATATCCATTTTCTGGGGGGTACTTCCGTCATTTAACGCGGTTTTCACGTTTCCACAAGAGCGAGCAATTTTCACTCGAGAACGTGCGTCTGGTATGTACACACTCTCATCTTACTTCATGGCTCACGTCATCGGATCACTCTCCATGGAACTGGTTCTTCCGGCAGCGTTCTTGACACTAACTTACTGGATGGTCGGTCTACGCCCCGGGCTAGTCCCTTTCCTCCTCACACTTTCTGTATTATTGCTATACGTTTTAGCTTCCCAGGGACTCGGACTTGCACTAGGTGCAGCGCTCATGGATGCTAAAAAAGCGTCCACGATCGTGACGGTGACCATGCTAGCGTTTGTTCTAACCGGCGGTTTCTACGTGAACAAAGTGCCATCTGGAATGGTGTGGATGAAATATGTTTCCACGACGTTTTATTGTTACCGTCTAATGATCGCAATCCAGTATGGAAATGGTGAAGAGATATTGGGGATGTTTGGATGCGAGTTAAAGAGAACGGAAGGAGCGGCTAGGACTGATGGGTGCCGATTTATGGAGGAGGAAGTGGTCGGAGATATTGAACTGTGGACCAGCGTTACcgttttgtttttcatgtttGTTGGTTATAGAATGTTAGCGTACTTGGCTTTAAGGCGtattaaactttaaaataagctGAGAGGGAAAATGTTAAATAAACAAATGACTAGGGGGTTTAGTTTGTTCGATTCTccggtgtttttttttttttgttttaaatgtgAAACTAAAATGACAAAAAGGCTTTTAGTTGATTATAATGAAATGTATATTTCCATCTATTACATTTCACTGGTTGTGTGTATATCAAAGGATAAATGCTTCTTATGGCTAAGTACAGCGAAGAAGCTGCTAAGAAAGCTCACACATGACCAAATAGCCATGATATCCAGTacgtcttcttttcttttcatactTGTCCAATACTTGTAACTTAGAAAGCTTTTAATTGATAAATGCACAAGAAGAATTTTAGCCTCTCACAAGATACTTACcgatgttttatttttcttgttatattttatctcatatgatattttttttggggTGTTGCAGAGAACAACCAGGTGTGATTGGAGTTGTGCCTAGCAAGACCTACCAGTTGCACAAACCTGTTGGTGGTGGTTTCAAGTTGACCTAAGTTTGACTTTGTGTATCCAACTTCTGCAGAACTTAATCCGGTGTTTTACAGAGAGTAGTAGCTTCTTGTTGTACTGCTCTGGCTTTGGGAACTAGTATCTAACTAAAATAATGTCGTGAGTTGTTGAGCATCCAGTTAATTCAATATATTGTTCTAAGAGAAGTTTTATTTTCTAGTTCATGTTTCATAACAGATATAGCAAGAACTGATAATAATCAAGAATCAAAAATGTTTCAGTAAGATATCTTGTGGGCAACAAAAATGTATTGATTCTGTACTCTCTTAATTATACTCACCAAAAAAGAACTATAAGCGAATCAACATTGTTGTGTCCTGTattcagttaagaaatgtacTCTTGACTCTGTGAGGCTTTTATGGCATCCAAAAGTTAAGCCACCCTGTGTATTGTAAATATACTACTCCTTGGTTTACtcatatattttctttcttttcagtATTGTTGGAAGTATGGAGATAAAACCGATGAGGAAAAGCACTGACAACGTCTTGAAATCATACAGATCCTTCACCGATTTGAGATCTCCAATAGCAAGGCCAGCCTGCAATACAAACACCAAAAATTCAAGCTCTAGTTAGGTATACCAAAAGGAGAGATGGAGAAAGAGCAAAAGAGCTTTACCCTGACGGTTATATAAGCTGCGGGAATGAGACCGACCAATGTCGCCAAAAAGAAGACATGAAAAGGTACATCAACTATCGGAGAAGCCAAATTGATGAATAGATTTGGCAGTGTTGGTGTTATCCTCAGAAACAACATATAGTTCAGAAGCTTATCTCTACGCTTGCCAATCTGTACAACACACAAGCAATCATCACAACCCCCCAAATGAAGAGTTTCTCATAAAGGTTATTGAGTTCTACTTCTACCTCAGCCTGAAAGAATCTTAATTTGTCAGGCCATAGCCAAGTAATCAACGGCCTGCCGATCAacttagagagaaagaaacaacAAGTAGCTCCAGCTGTTGCGTTGAAAACAACCAAGATAACACCTTTGACAACCCCGAAGAGAGCTCCAGCTAAAAGCGACATGAAGATAGTCCCTGGAATCATGAAGGTCTGCATGAAAATGTAGGTGGCACAGTACCCTAAAACGAACTGCGCCGGGTACTTATTGGCGTAGTTTGCTAGATTGTCTCTGAAACCAAAACAAGATTACAACTTTCAAGATAcccttaatcaagttttgacATTGACACAATCAAGTAGCTCAACATTCATCAAAACATCGATTATCCTATAACAAAGTCTGAATCTTTATCACTTGTGAAACCAAAACAAGATTACAACTTTCAAGATACCCTTATCAAGTTTTGACATTGAGACAATCAAGAACCTCAACATTGATCAAAATATCGATTAACCTATAAAAAAGGTTGAGTCTTGATCAGTTACTTGAGCAAGCGGAGATCAGAGATGCTTCTTGGGAGCTTGAGCTTGCCGAATTCTGCAGCGGGCATGGTGATGTAGATGCAGAAGAGACCAGATGAGAAGACGAGGAAGACGCCGAGAGACACCGCGAGTTCCCACCGGCTGAGAGGGAACCGATCGAGCTTTGATCGTTTTCCAGATGGCGAATCGTCGTCGTCTGAGATCGCTCCGAGCTCTTCGTCTCTGATTAGGTTCCGCGTCGGAGCCATCACCGAATGCAACATCGGAAGTTTCGCGGCGGGATTAATCCATTGCAACGATCTGAAGATTCGATTTTGAGGATTCAGATTTAGAAAGAAAtcaatcatatattttttggttcTTCAGGTTAACGTAGACGGAGAGACTAGACGAAAGATCTTGAGACCTTCTCTATGAATCAGAATGTTCTGACTATTCCAAGATCTAAACCTCTGGATCTGTTAGAGGGTAAGGGCAACGGTTGATCACCTTCTTGGTTGTTGTAACTTGTAATGGCGCACCATCGCACTCATttcacactttttttttttttttttttttttttttttttgcaaactattctaaacaaccaataaaataaaaagatctaCGAAAAGAACGGACATTCCTAATTAGCGAATCAGCAATTTCAATTTGCGCCCTCGGAAAAATAGCTAatattgaaatttgaaaaatacatcTTGAAAATTTGAATGATCTTCAGCTCAGTTAAAAAATTTGGTCAAAGATTCGTTATTATTACAATCAGATCCTTGTATTCCGTCTCAAATCTCTGACACTTTGAATGATGTAGCATGCTATTCATTACCCATCCTCGCCTCTCATTTTACACCCATTAAAGCTGACATTCcagatgaataaataaataaccattTCACTCTCCTATTCTAACCCTCTTCCATTTTTCACCAAACAAATTCATACATACTCAGATCAACCCCCTCCCAAGTAGcagaagaaacaaataaaaaactcCCAAATCCATATATGTTCTTAAAATTCAGGTCTCGAAAATTAACTGTTGTGAACCAATCAAACTacaaatgttattttttcaggctattattttatttttttgttctcaaCAAAAGCCCCGTAATTTATGAATTCTACATAAAAACCCCTCAATCAAAAATTATCACGGTGAGATCACCGTGGATGAGTCTTCGCTAGTGATCTCTGAAACGAACTCCGAATAACAAGAATTTTCTTCAATACCCTCATTAACACCAACACGTTCGTACTCATCTTCATCTTCGTTGACGGTCTCTTCTTTGTTAACTTCATACCGCACCCCACGGCGGAGCTCTCGTCGGGAAACAAAGACGATTTCTTATCTCCGCCGAGATAGATCCTGAGACTCTGGCTTctcggcggcggcggcggttCTTCGTTGAATTCTTCCCACAACATATCCATTTTCTCCTCTGCATTAACGTTCCAAAGACTTCTCGTTTCCACATAAGAGAAGCTCTTCCTCTGACTGTCATCATCGTATCTTCCGATGATTAATCTCCCGTCTTCATATCCCCGGCGGGTTTTCTCCGGCGAGTGTTTCCACAGTGGAGGTGAATCGGTGCCGGAAGTTTGGGAAGCAAGCAATGGAAAACTAAATTCTTCCAAAGACTCACTGTTCAGAGCCATTCTCAAGGATCAAGAGAAGAGCAGAAGAGATGACGAATAAGACAAGAGGACAGACagtttgtgtgtttgttggTGATGTTGGATTCgttgctctgttttttttttctcttttctttttgtagtTCAACTGCTACAACAAGTTACAAAAGTCAACGGTAAGTTTTCAGTCTAAACAATTTTTAACTCTCAATCAGGCAACTGTATTTTCCAGTTTAGgtagtttatatttatagtcCTCCATTACTAATTGCAAATCGGATTACATATACATAAATGTGCAAGTtgaaagttcttttttttacacTTGATTTATTatctaatttcaaaatatgagaaatattagtttacaaaaaaaaaaaatatgagaaatattacaaacCATTTTACAACTGATAATTATATGTCTTACGAAGATCACATCTAAAGGTTTTACTTTCACCATTTTGAACCATTTAATGGAAATCCACGTCTCAAGATTCTACCTACGCTATACTAAAAatttcatgtaatttttttctttattaattcgACACCATTTTTATAGGGCTCTAAATCCAGTATATCTGATCTAATTAAATGCATTATGTTCacattttcaaatttcataACAATCTACATTCCAGTCACCTTATTCAATTTCTCTCTGTTCCATTTATTCCTTTTTTGATTTACCAGTTACAGCCTAAATTGATGATTAACTCTCTTAAGTTATGAAACGTATAAAAAGAGTTATGAGAGTGACTTAACGCAGTTTCAATTTGACATCTCATCAACCAGCGgagtgattgattgaggaaTAGATGACTATAAAACGTTGGCTCTATCTATTATCAACAACGTTATAACTCCAGCTCATCAAGATAGTCTTTCCTCAACAATTGACTAAACATGTGCTTTAtaactatcttttttttttttcaaatggtACTAACCAACCAAGGAAAAAATACTGTAGAAgactaaattaataaaacatcagAGATGCAAATCTTGAATTCAAAACATTCAGTTATATGCTTGTAAGAAGACCAGTTTAGGCAAAACCGAGCTCTGTTTATACAATCTTAAGAGGTCAGAAAAGGGTTTATGCGTGGGTGGTGTGTACTAACGCCCTACGTTTGATGAGCTCACAGcatatttaccaaaaagaacATGAGCTGGACTGAGATCTCGTCCTCTTTGCCCCTTTTTACTTTTGTCGATCTTCTTGAACCAAGGTCCATGTTCTTGGTAATCGAGACAAGGGGAAAAAAGTTGAGGCTTTGTGGCTTGCCGTTGTTAGGCTAGGAAACAATTAATAACGCTTTTATGGTGACCCCAGGGACTCTTGGCGTCTAAGTGGAATGTCTTCTGATTCAAACCCATCCTTATCAGTATGCTTGCTTCTACGCAATGGTAATATTACCGGCGAACCTGTAATAACATAGCCATAACAATCAGTTGCGAACTCTCAGAGCAGATGGATACAGACACTTGGTATTAAGATTATATGTACACAACATATGGCAATCATGCATAGCTATGTTCCTGAAACTCTAGCTAGTAGTGttacatatatattcattatgcatATCATCGTTCCTCATAGCCGTAAATGAAATAAAGTAGCCATATGTTGATTCAGAAAGTATTGTAACAAAAACCACACGTTCCTGTGACAATTTGAGTACCATTTTGCCAATCCAAGTCCTATTTAAAACCCACAAAAAGCAGTCATTTGATTCATGTACCAAAGCAACAATCTACATACAACGAGATATGTAAAACTGATAAACATGATAACACTGGCCAATATAGTTAGCGATGTGAGCATTACGTAGTACAGGAGAGATACTATAGCTGTATTGAATGTATCAAGAGCCTGCAAATGGAAAGCAGTCAAAGCAACTAGTTTAGTTACCAAGAAGACATCTTACTACAAAACTATTATCATAAAGAACATTTAAGTACACTTACTTTGTTTAAGTAGTTCAACTGGGTTGTCACTTGTCACACAGATATAGCCTATAGAGTTGTTCCAAGTGCTTTTACATTCATTACCTGTTCACATGTTTGAAAATGTTGAAATACCAAAGCCAAAAGAGGATCTGTAGACTTTAAATATTAAGAACTACATACCGATAATGATCCCACAAGGGAACAAATACCACTATAGACCATGACGTTTGCCTGACCATATTGGGGGCAGAAACGTATAATAAGAAATACAGCAGCCCCAATGATCAGGCTCCCATAGCACATGAATGCTGCAACAAACTTGATGAAAATCATGAGATGGTTTAAGTTCTATCTCTCATACAATAGAGCATCACAGTCCCATTCATACAACGCACCTGGTTCTGTTGCAAGATTCCAAACTTCAAGCACAGAATCCATTTCTTGTTCTTGAGAGACATGACAATTGTAGTGGAACCCACAACACATAAAGCACAGCCAAGAACTCAAAAGATGTGTAGTTTCTCCCGTAATATGATATGAGCCAAGACAGCACTGTGATTCAAAGCAAGAAAAAAGTGTATAAGAAAAAGCAAAACAGGTGAAGAGCGAGACATGAGTAGATTATCTTGCCTGATAATGATACTGAGTGCGCCTAGAGGAGTGACAAGTATAGCCGATGCAAATGCTTAAGAAGCGAAATTGGCAATCTCACCAAGTAACACTGGAAGTAGCAGAAAACAAAAGGGTAAAGGGCTCGCTTGTTGTCATGCCGATCCACCAACGAGGCTCGTCAAGATAAGAG
This Brassica napus cultivar Da-Ae chromosome C6, Da-Ae, whole genome shotgun sequence DNA region includes the following protein-coding sequences:
- the LOC106432268 gene encoding uncharacterized membrane protein At4g09580; the protein is MIDFFLNLNPQNRIFRSLQWINPAAKLPMLHSVMAPTRNLIRDEELGAISDDDDSPSGKRSKLDRFPLSRWELAVSLGVFLVFSSGLFCIYITMPAAEFGKLKLPRSISDLRLLKDNLANYANKYPAQFVLGYCATYIFMQTFMIPGTIFMSLLAGALFGVVKGVILVVFNATAGATCCFFLSKLIGRPLITWLWPDKLRFFQAEIGKRRDKLLNYMLFLRITPTLPNLFINLASPIVDVPFHVFFLATLVGLIPAAYITVRAGLAIGDLKSVKDLYDFKTLSVLFLIGFISILPTILKRKKIYE
- the LOC106432274 gene encoding uncharacterized protein LOC106432274 encodes the protein MALNSESLEEFSFPLLASQTSGTDSPPLWKHSPEKTRRGYEDGRLIIGRYDDDSQRKSFSYVETRSLWNVNAEEKMDMLWEEFNEEPPPPPRSQSLRIYLGGDKKSSLFPDESSAVGCGMKLTKKRPSTKMKMSTNVLVLMRVLKKILVIRSSFQRSLAKTHPR